The region CCGGCGCCAAGCGTGCGTTGCCGTTACCGGTGAGTGTACCTTCGCATTGCGCGCTGATGAAGCCGGCGGCAGATAAGCTGGCCGTCGCGTTGCAGGAAATTACCTTCAACGCGCCGCAGGTCGCGGTGGTGAATAACGTCGACGTGCGTACTGAAACCGATCCGGAAGCCATCCGCAGTGCGCTGGTACGCCAGCTGTACAGCCCGGTGCGCTGGACCGAGAGCGTAGAATTTATGGCAGCACAGGGCGTTACCTTGCTGCTAGAGGTTGGCCCGGGTAAGGTTCTGACCGGTCTGACTAAACGTATTGTTGACACCCTGACGGCGGCGGCGGTTAATGACGCAACCAGCCTGTCGGCGGCGCTTGAACAATAAAGAGGAAAATAATGGGCTTCGAAGGTAAAGTTGTTCTGGTCACCGGCGCTAGCCGGGGTATTGGCCGGGCTATCGCAGAGTCGTTTGTAGCACGTGGCGCCAAAGTGATCGGCACCGCTACCAGTGAAAGCGGCGCTGAGGCTATCAGCAGCTATCTGGGCGCAAGCGGCAAAGGGTTTGCGCTGAACGTGGTTGATGCTCAATCTATCGACAGCGTTCTGGCATCTATTCGTGCTGAATTTGGCGAAATCGACATTTTAGTGAATAATGCCGGCATTACGCGTGATAACCTGCTGATGCGCATGAAGGATGATGAGTGGCAGGATATCCTGGACACTAATTTGACTTCCGTATTCCGTCTGTCAAAAGCGGTAATGCGAGCTATGATGAAAAAGCGGTTTGGCCGGATCATCACCATCGGTTCCGTAGTCGGTACCATGGGGAACGCAGGGCAGGCTAATTACGCGGCGGCTAAAGCCGGTCTGATTGGCTTTAGTAAGTCTTTGGCACGTGAAGTTGCTTCGCGTGGCATTACGGTCAACGTCGTGGCACCTGGTTTTATTGAGACGGACATGACACGGGCGTTGACAGATGATCAACGTGCAGGCATTTTGTCATCAGTTCCAGCCAATCGGCTGGGGGATGCTAAAGAAATCGCCAGCGCTGTTGCATTTTTA is a window of Serratia plymuthica DNA encoding:
- the fabG gene encoding 3-oxoacyl-ACP reductase FabG → MGFEGKVVLVTGASRGIGRAIAESFVARGAKVIGTATSESGAEAISSYLGASGKGFALNVVDAQSIDSVLASIRAEFGEIDILVNNAGITRDNLLMRMKDDEWQDILDTNLTSVFRLSKAVMRAMMKKRFGRIITIGSVVGTMGNAGQANYAAAKAGLIGFSKSLAREVASRGITVNVVAPGFIETDMTRALTDDQRAGILSSVPANRLGDAKEIASAVAFLASDEAGYITGETLHVNGGMYMI